One segment of Indicator indicator isolate 239-I01 chromosome 23, UM_Iind_1.1, whole genome shotgun sequence DNA contains the following:
- the LOC128974776 gene encoding LOW QUALITY PROTEIN: olfactory receptor 14A16-like (The sequence of the model RefSeq protein was modified relative to this genomic sequence to represent the inferred CDS: inserted 2 bases in 2 codons), which produces HFCLFLAIYLAALLGNGLIISTIASDHHLHTPMYFFLLNLALLDLGAISTTXPKSMDNSLRNTRDISYAGCAAQVFLLLXSFQQSISLLTTMSYDRYVAICRPLHYETLLGSRVCVHLAAAAWALGLLYALLHTANTFSLPLCQGNAVEQFFCEIPQILKLSCSTAYLRELGLLVVSACLFFVCFVFIVVSYVQIFRAVLRIPSQQGRHKAFATCLPHLAVLSLFLSTGSFAYLKPSSISSPSLDLVVSVLYSVVPPAVNPLIYSLRNQELKAALSKLLPGCFQKQ; this is translated from the exons cacttctgcctcttcctggccatctacctggctgccctgctgggcaatgGCCTCATCATCAGCACCatagcctctgaccaccacctccacacccccatgtacttcttcctcctcaacctcGCCCTCCTTGACCTGGGTGCcatctccacca gtcccAAATCCATGGACAattccctgaggaacaccagggacatctcctatgcaggatgtgctgctcaggtctttcttttgc tttcatttcagcagaGTATTTCTCTCCTCACCACCATGTCCTACGATCGCTACGTTGCCATCTGCAGACCCCTGCACTATgagaccctcctgggcagcagagtttgtgtccacctggcagcagctgcctgggcctTGGGGCTTCTCtatgctctgctgcacacagccaatacattttccctgcccctctgccagggcaatgctgtggagcagttcttctgtgaaatcccccagatcctcaagctctcctgctccacagcctaCCTCAGGGAACTTGGGCTTCTTGTGGTCAGTGCCTGTTTAttctttgtctgttttgtgttcATTGTGGTGTCCTATGTGCAGAtcttcagggcagtgctgaggatcccctctcagcagggacgccacaaagcctttgccacctgcctgcctcacctggctgtgctctcccTCTTTCTCAGCACTGGCTCCTTTGCCTACCTGAagccctcctccatctcctctccatccctggatcTGGTGGTGTCAGTTCTGTACTCAGTGGTGCCTCCAGCAGTGAACCCTCTCATCTACAGCCTGAggaaccaggagctgaaggctgccctgagcaaactgctccctggctgctttcagaagcaataa
- the LOC128974762 gene encoding olfactory receptor 14J1-like, with protein sequence MANSSSIPHFLLLPLPGTRQLQLLHFCLFLAIYLAALLGNGLIISTIASDHHLHTPMYFFLLNLALLDLGTISTTLPKSMDNSLRNTRDISSPSCIAQAFFFLFFLSSEVCLLTTMSYDRYVAICRPLHYETLLGSRVCVHLAAAAWTCGALNALLHTANTFSLPLCQGNAVEQFFCEVPQILKLSCSTAYLRELGLLVVSSWLVFVCFVFIVVSYVQIFRAVLRIPSQQGRHKAFATCLPHLAVVCLCFSTGIFAYMKPPSISYPSCNLVLSILYSVVPPAVNPLIYSLRNQELKAALSKLIPGLF encoded by the coding sequence atggccaacagcagctccatcccccacttcctcctgctgccattgccaggcacaaggcagctgcagctcttgcacttctgcctcttcctggccatctacctggctgccctgctgggcaatgGCCTCATCATCAGCACCatagcctctgaccaccacctccacacccccatgtacttcttcctcctcaacctcGCCCTCCTTGACCTGGGTACAATCTCCACCACTCTCCCGAAATCCATGGACAattccctgaggaacaccagggacatctcctcTCCATCATGTATCGCTCaggcatttttctttctctttttcctttcatcagAGGTTTGTCTCCTCACCACCATGTCCTACGATCGCTACGTTGCCATCTGCAGACCCCTGCACTATgagaccctcctgggcagcagagtttgtgtccacctggcagcagctgcctggaccTGTGGGGCTCTcaatgctctgctgcacacagccaatacattttccctgcccctctgccagggcaatgCTGTGGAGCAGTTCTTCTGTGAAGTCCCCCAGATCctcaagctctcctgctccacagcctaCCTCAGGGAACTTGGGCTTCTTGTGGTCAGTAGCTGGTTggtgtttgtctgttttgtgttcATTGTGGTGTCCTATGTGCAGAtcttcagggcagtgctgaggatcccctctcagcagggacgccacaaagcctttgccacctgcctgcctcacctggCTGTGGTCTGCCTGTGCTTCAGCACTGGCATCTTTGCCTACATGAAGCCTCCCTCCATTTCCTATCCATCCTGCAACCTGGTTCTGTCAATTCTGTACTCAGTGGTGCCTCCAGCAGTGAACCCTCTCATCTACAGCCTAAggaaccaggagctgaaggctgccctgagcaaaCTAATCCCTGGATTGTTTTAG